From one Planctomycetia bacterium genomic stretch:
- a CDS encoding DUF1501 domain-containing protein produces MKFHRRDVLRAGLLSALGASASGWFPVLADQAALDPKRRRHCVLLWMNGGPSQTDTFDMKPGHEHGGSFKEIETSAAGLRFSEHLPTLAKQADRLAVIRGLSTKEGDHGRGTFLMRTGQTPGGPLRYPTIGSSLSKQLGSDEAPLPNYVSISPYTLFNPAAFSPGFLGPRYAALTVGATATYAPGNGNQQPAEGFAELGVDDLRYPGSVSEAQARGRLELWRTLQDGFLSKHQLSAPIAHDTVYRRAVRMMDSEAAKAFDLSEESKEVREAYGRGRFGQGCLMARRLIERGVPFVEVSLGSFDGGVGWDTHADNFNVVQNLSKELDAGWGTLMTELSDRGLLDSTTILWMGEFGRTPKINQSTGRDHFPDAWSCVLAGGGIRGGQAHGRTSADGLTVEEGKVGVGDVLATLTKALGVDPATTNESEIGRPIKIAEGTPIEALLG; encoded by the coding sequence ATGAAGTTCCATCGTCGCGACGTGCTACGGGCTGGGTTGTTGAGCGCCCTCGGCGCAAGCGCCAGTGGCTGGTTCCCGGTGCTAGCCGATCAGGCGGCGCTCGATCCGAAACGCCGCCGGCATTGCGTGCTGCTGTGGATGAACGGCGGCCCGTCGCAGACCGATACGTTCGACATGAAGCCCGGCCACGAGCACGGCGGGAGCTTCAAAGAGATTGAGACGAGCGCTGCCGGATTGCGGTTCAGCGAGCACCTGCCGACGCTAGCCAAACAGGCGGACCGGTTAGCGGTCATTCGCGGGCTGAGTACCAAAGAAGGGGATCACGGGCGCGGCACCTTCCTGATGCGGACCGGTCAGACGCCCGGCGGGCCGCTGCGTTACCCGACGATCGGCTCGTCGCTCTCGAAGCAATTGGGCTCGGACGAAGCGCCGCTGCCGAATTACGTCAGTATTTCGCCGTACACGCTGTTCAACCCCGCAGCGTTCAGCCCTGGTTTTCTCGGTCCGCGCTATGCCGCGCTGACGGTCGGCGCCACGGCCACCTACGCCCCGGGCAACGGCAACCAGCAACCAGCGGAAGGTTTTGCCGAACTCGGCGTCGACGACCTCCGCTACCCCGGTTCGGTTAGCGAGGCGCAAGCCCGCGGCCGCTTGGAGCTCTGGCGCACGTTGCAGGATGGATTCTTGTCGAAGCATCAACTCTCCGCGCCGATCGCGCATGACACGGTCTATCGCCGCGCTGTGCGGATGATGGATAGCGAAGCCGCCAAGGCCTTCGATTTGAGCGAGGAATCGAAGGAAGTCCGCGAGGCCTACGGGCGCGGCCGTTTCGGACAAGGCTGTTTAATGGCCCGGCGCTTGATCGAGCGCGGCGTGCCGTTCGTCGAGGTCTCCCTCGGCAGCTTCGACGGCGGCGTTGGCTGGGATACGCACGCCGACAACTTCAACGTCGTGCAAAATCTCTCGAAGGAACTCGACGCCGGCTGGGGCACGCTCATGACCGAGCTGTCCGACCGAGGGCTGCTAGATTCCACGACCATCCTCTGGATGGGGGAATTCGGCCGCACGCCCAAAATCAATCAGAGCACCGGCCGCGATCACTTCCCCGACGCCTGGTCCTGCGTCCTGGCCGGCGGCGGCATCCGCGGCGGACAGGCCCACGGGCGCACTAGCGCAGATGGCCTCACAGTCGAAGAAGGCAAAGTCGGCGTCGGAGACGTCCTGGCGACGCTCACCAAAGCCCTCGGCGTCGACCCGGCAACTACGAACGAATCGGAGATCGGCCGTCCGATCAAGATTGCGGAAGGAACGCCGATCGAGGCGTTATTGGGGTAG
- a CDS encoding DJ-1/PfpI family protein, producing MQSKQLLMLVGDYVEDYEVMVPFQMLLMVGHRVDAVCPGKKAGETIATAIHDFEGDQTYSEKRGHNFRLNADFDQIRREKYDGLLIPGGRAPEYLRLNPLVLELVRYFAEAKKPLAALCHGPQLLTAAGVVRGRACTAYPAVRPELEAAGASWVEPSGNLDSAHVDGNLVTAPAWPAHPAWIRAFLQVLGTPVG from the coding sequence ATGCAATCGAAACAACTGTTGATGCTGGTCGGCGACTACGTTGAGGACTACGAGGTGATGGTCCCGTTCCAAATGTTGTTAATGGTCGGGCATCGCGTCGACGCGGTCTGCCCGGGCAAGAAAGCCGGCGAGACAATCGCCACGGCGATCCACGATTTCGAGGGGGATCAAACCTACAGCGAAAAGCGCGGCCACAACTTCCGTTTGAACGCCGACTTCGATCAAATCCGTCGCGAAAAGTACGACGGACTGTTGATCCCCGGCGGGCGCGCGCCGGAGTATCTGCGATTGAACCCTCTGGTGCTGGAACTGGTGCGGTACTTCGCGGAAGCCAAGAAGCCGCTGGCGGCGCTCTGCCATGGCCCGCAATTGCTCACCGCCGCGGGGGTCGTCCGCGGCCGCGCGTGCACCGCGTATCCGGCCGTTCGCCCCGAACTCGAAGCCGCCGGCGCGAGTTGGGTCGAACCCAGCGGCAACCTGGACAGCGCCCACGTCGACGGCAACCTGGTCACCGCCCCGGCCTGGCCAGCGCACCCGGCCTGGATCCGGGCATTTCTGCAAGTGCTTGGCACGCCGGTGGGGTAG
- a CDS encoding phytanoyl-CoA dioxygenase family protein, whose translation MVADLAARHELISDLFTWPQSRAEWDQYRLSDEQVAFYHEQGYLAGVKLLDDRQVERLRGELQGLFDPNHAGRELWYEYHTNESADPSRVLFHALGAWRITPGFHDILWNPAFLMAASQLLGGSVRFWHDQLFCKPARHGGVVAWHQDYSYWTRTKPMAHLTCWTGLDDSTRENGCVYYVPGSHRWELLPITGLAGDMEAIKEVLTPEQWTQFNMPVAAEMKAGYAAFHHPLMVHGSFANSTERPRRAAVINAFRDGTRSDSNDVLLAGVPSVPTGETMQGKFFPLLYEATP comes from the coding sequence ATGGTTGCCGATCTCGCCGCCCGTCATGAACTTATCAGTGATCTCTTCACCTGGCCGCAATCCCGCGCGGAGTGGGATCAGTATCGCCTCAGCGACGAGCAGGTCGCCTTTTACCACGAGCAAGGCTACCTGGCCGGCGTGAAGCTGCTTGACGATCGTCAGGTCGAGCGGCTGCGTGGCGAACTGCAAGGACTGTTCGACCCGAATCACGCCGGGCGCGAGCTGTGGTACGAGTACCACACGAACGAATCGGCCGATCCGAGCCGCGTGTTGTTTCACGCCCTCGGCGCTTGGCGAATCACGCCCGGCTTTCACGACATCCTTTGGAACCCCGCGTTCCTGATGGCGGCCAGTCAACTCTTGGGCGGCTCGGTGCGGTTTTGGCACGACCAGTTGTTCTGCAAGCCGGCCCGGCATGGCGGCGTCGTGGCCTGGCACCAGGATTATTCGTACTGGACCCGCACCAAGCCGATGGCGCATCTGACTTGCTGGACCGGACTGGACGACAGCACGCGCGAAAACGGCTGCGTCTATTACGTGCCCGGCAGTCATCGATGGGAGTTGCTGCCGATCACAGGCCTGGCCGGCGACATGGAGGCCATCAAAGAAGTCCTCACGCCGGAGCAATGGACGCAGTTTAACATGCCGGTCGCCGCGGAAATGAAAGCCGGCTACGCGGCCTTCCATCACCCGTTGATGGTGCACGGCTCGTTCGCCAACAGCACGGAACGCCCCCGCCGCGCCGCGGTGATCAACGCCTTCCGCGACGGCACGCGTTCAGACTCCAACGACGTGCTGCTCGCCGGCGTACCGTCAGTGCCGACCGGCGAAACCATGCAAGGCAAGTTCTTCCCGTTGCTTTACGAGGCAACGCCGTAG
- a CDS encoding WYL domain-containing protein, producing the protein MNRTRLGRMLALLKRLQTGPGQNADSLAKTCGVARRTIFRDLQMLRGVGVQIEYEQDTERYSVAGDLAFPATDLNAQEALALLTLCHQLGGKQGVPFQGAAHSAALKLESSLPAQLRDYLRGAGRGVQIRMEPRHALDGHESTYQQMVQAAAARRAVRIRYDSLTEWAVIATKLHPYRIWFSRRSWYVVGRSSYHRAVRTYHLGRILKLDLLDERFTVPSGFSLQRYLGNAWHMIRERGADHDVHIRFRKMVAQNVAEVVWHRTQKTVKRDDGMLDFHVRVSGLNEISWWILGYGDQAEVIAPQALRQLVADRTARSLAQYHDITPVIEVKPARKIRRRRTV; encoded by the coding sequence ATGAATCGCACGCGACTTGGCCGCATGCTGGCTCTCTTGAAACGGTTGCAAACCGGACCTGGTCAAAACGCTGATAGCCTGGCGAAGACGTGCGGCGTCGCCCGCCGCACTATCTTCCGCGACTTGCAGATGCTTCGCGGCGTGGGAGTGCAGATCGAGTATGAGCAGGACACGGAGCGCTATTCCGTCGCCGGCGACCTCGCCTTTCCGGCCACCGATCTCAATGCCCAGGAAGCGCTCGCGCTCCTGACGCTGTGCCATCAGCTCGGTGGCAAGCAAGGCGTCCCGTTCCAAGGCGCGGCGCACAGCGCGGCACTCAAGCTGGAAAGCAGCCTGCCGGCGCAGCTGCGCGACTATTTGCGCGGCGCGGGACGCGGCGTGCAAATCCGCATGGAACCGCGGCACGCGCTCGACGGGCACGAGAGCACCTATCAGCAAATGGTGCAAGCCGCCGCCGCGCGACGCGCGGTGCGGATTCGCTACGACAGCCTCACGGAATGGGCGGTCATCGCAACCAAGTTGCACCCGTATCGAATTTGGTTCAGTCGCCGCAGTTGGTACGTGGTCGGGCGCTCGTCCTATCACCGCGCGGTGCGGACTTATCATCTCGGCCGCATTTTGAAACTGGATTTGCTCGACGAACGCTTTACGGTGCCCAGCGGCTTCAGCCTGCAGCGATATTTAGGCAACGCCTGGCACATGATCCGCGAGCGCGGCGCCGATCACGACGTGCACATTCGCTTTCGTAAGATGGTCGCGCAGAATGTCGCCGAAGTCGTCTGGCATCGCACGCAAAAGACCGTGAAGCGCGACGACGGCATGCTCGATTTTCACGTGCGCGTTTCCGGATTGAACGAAATCTCCTGGTGGATCCTCGGCTATGGCGATCAGGCGGAAGTGATCGCACCACAAGCGCTCCGCCAACTCGTCGCCGACCGCACCGCGAGGTCGTTGGCGCAGTATCACGACATCACGCCGGTGATTGAAGTGAAACCGGCGCGCAAGATTCGCAGGCGCCGTACGGTTTGA